In Labrus bergylta chromosome 11, fLabBer1.1, whole genome shotgun sequence, one genomic interval encodes:
- the picalmb gene encoding phosphatidylinositol binding clathrin assembly protein b isoform X4: protein MSGQSITDRITAAQHSVTGSAVSKTVCKATTHEVMGPKKKHLDYLIHCTNEMNVNIPQLADSLFERTTNTSWVVVFKSLITTHHLMVYGNERFVQYLASRNTLFNLSNFLDKSGLQGYDMSTFIRRYSRYLNEKAVSYRQVAFDFTKVKRGVDGVMRTMNTEKLLKTIPIIQNQMDALLDFNVNANELTNGVINAAFMLLFKDSIRLFAAYNEGIINLLEKYFDMKKTQCKEGLDIYKKFLTRMTRISEFLKVAEQVGIDRGDIPDLSQAPSSLLEALEQHLASLEGKKVKDSTAASRASTLSNAVSSLASTGMSFTKVDEREKQAALEEEQARLKALKRLKELSKRPSFATTDTSPISTTGGTISTAPAIDLFSTPSCSNGAVKIESDLFDLQSTFQPSMQSGSTGLPVATAWADPFTSAEAGDDSMPNLNPFLSKLVVDATHLPVVSSDGVSFPSRTSGHEMFGDRYNPFTDTNSSVSTNYKRTVRIEHSISDSFCGPVSIAQHLPHQAPYPTEPSTVAGLFRGYSTPQGPPQQSAGGLQVDFESVFGAKATGSNSLNSDDITGSILKPTLAGSNLQPGQLPDKLVSDDLDSSLANLVGNLGIGNGTMKNDIHWSQPGEKRMTGGTNWQPKAAPSTTWNPVSMPPSIMAFPATTPTGMMGYGMPPQMGSMGMMNPPTMMYSQPVMRPPNPFGSVSSAQVGAPQSDCSTTLLHNEPSAASSPSSQSPLRAPGQDPFAHLSLKDFL from the exons ATGTCGGGCCAGAGCATTACAGACCGGATCACCGCAGCCCAGCACAGTGTAACGGGATCCGCCGTGTCCAAAACAGTGTGCAAGGCCACCACGCACGAAGTCATGGGCccgaaaaagaaacatttggaCT ATTTAATCCACTGTACCAACGAGATGAACGTCAACATTCCCCAACTGGCCGACTCGCTGTTTGAGCGGACGACCAACACCAGCTGGGTGGTTGTGTTTAAGTCTCTCATCACGACACACCACCTCATGGTCTACGGCAACGAG cGTTTTGTTCAGTACTTGGCTTCAAGGAATACACTTTTCAACCTCAGTAATTTTTTGGACAAAAGTGGGCTACAAG GCTACGACATGTCCACGTTTATCAGGAGATACAGTCGATACCTGAATGAGAAAGCTGTTTCATACAGACAGGTGGCTTTTGACTTCACAAAAGTTAAACGAGG CGTGGACGGCGTAATGAGGACCATGAATACAGAGAAGCTGCTGAAGACCATCCCCATCATTCAGAACCAGATGGATGCCCTCCTCGATTTCAAT GTCAATGCCAACGAGCTGACTAATGGAGTCATCAATGCAGCCTTCATGCTCCTCTTCAAAGACTCCATCAGGCTGTTTGCTGCTTATAATGAAGGCATTATTAACCTGCTCG AGAAATACTTTGACATGAAGAAGACTCAGTGTAAAGAAGGTTTGGACATTTATAAGAAGTTTCTCACCCGAATGACTCGGATATCGGAGTTCCTCAAAGTAGCAGAA CAAGTGGGCATCGATCGAGGAGACATTCCAGACCTTTCTCAG GCTCCCAGCAGCCTTCTGGAAGCTCTGGAGCAGCACTTGGCCTCTTTAGAGGGCAAGAAGGTCAAAGACTCCACCGCAGCCAGCAG ggCCAGCACTCTGTCAAATGCCGTGTCATCGCTGGCCAGCACGGGGATGTCCTTCACTAAAGTAGACGAGCGGGAGAAGCAGGCAGCTCTGGAAGAGGAGCAGGCTCGACTCAAAGCGCTGAAG AGGCTCAAGGAACTCTCTAAGAGGCCCTCCTTCGCCACCACCGACACATCACCAATCTCCACCACCGGGGGCACCATCAGCACAGCACCAGCCATCGACCTCTTCTCCACACCCAGCTGCTCTAACGG GGCAGTGAAGATTGAGAGCGACCTCTTTGACCTGCAGTCGACTTTCCAGCCCTCCATGCAGTCAGGCTCGACAGGGCTTCCAGTGGCAACAGCATGGGCAG ATCCTTTCACCTCTGCTGAAGCTGGAGACGATTCCATGCCAAACCTTAACCCTTTCCTCTCAAAACTCGTTGTCGATGCCACTCACTTACCTGTCGTGTCTTCAGACGGTGTTAGCTTTCCCTCTAGGACATCTGGTCATGAAATGTTTGGTG ATCGTTACAATCCCTTTACTGACACAAACTCATCAGTATCAACCAATTACAAACGCACAGTGCGGATAGAACACTCCATCTCAG ACTCCTTCTGTGGTCCAGTGTCCATTGCCCAGCACCTCCCACACCAGGCTCCTTACCCCACTGAGCCCTCTACTGTAGCAGGTCTATTCAGAG GATACTCAACGCCACAGGGCCCTCCTCAGCAGTCTGCAGGGGGACTCCAGGTGGACTTTGAGTCTGTTTTTGGAGCCAAAGCCACAGGCAGCAACAGCCTCAATTCTGATG ATATAACTGGGAGTATCTTAAAACCTACTCTAGCCGGCTCCAACCTGCAGCCTGGCCAGCTTCCAGACAAGCTGGTTTCAGATGACCTTGACTCTTCCCTGGCTAACCTTGTCGGCA ACCTGGGTATTGGGAATGGCACGATGAAGAA TGACATCCACTGGAGCCAGCCGGGGGAGAAAAGGATGACTGGTGGCACCAACTGGCAGCCCAAAGCGGCCCCGTCCACGACCTGGAACCCCGTATCCATG CCTCCTTCAATCATGGCCTTCCCTGCCACCACACCCACAGGCATGATGGGATACGGCATG CCTCCACAAATGGGCTCTATGGGGATGATGAATCCGCCCACCATGATGTACTCGCAGCCTGTGATGAGGCCACCCAACCCTTTCGGCTCTGTGTCGAGCGCTCAGGTGGGTGCACCGCAGTCTGACTGCTCCACCACGCTGCTGCACAATGAA CCCTCCGCAGCCTCTAGTCCTTCCAGCCAGAGTCCTCTCCGAGCCCCTGGACAGGACCCGTTTGCACACCTCTCTCTCAAGGATTTCTTGTAG
- the picalmb gene encoding phosphatidylinositol binding clathrin assembly protein b isoform X8 produces the protein MSGQSITDRITAAQHSVTGSAVSKTVCKATTHEVMGPKKKHLDYLIHCTNEMNVNIPQLADSLFERTTNTSWVVVFKSLITTHHLMVYGNERFVQYLASRNTLFNLSNFLDKSGLQGYDMSTFIRRYSRYLNEKAVSYRQVAFDFTKVKRGVDGVMRTMNTEKLLKTIPIIQNQMDALLDFNVNANELTNGVINAAFMLLFKDSIRLFAAYNEGIINLLEKYFDMKKTQCKEGLDIYKKFLTRMTRISEFLKVAEQVGIDRGDIPDLSQFTVCAPSSLLEALEQHLASLEGKKVKDSTAASRASTLSNAVSSLASTGMSFTKVDEREKQAALEEEQARLKALKEQRLKELSKRPSFATTDTSPISTTGGTISTAPAIDLFSTPSCSNGAVKIESDLFDLQSTFQPSMQSGSTGLPVATAWADPFTSAEAGDDSMPNLNPFLSKLVVDATHLPVVSSDGVSFPSRTSGHEMFGDSFCGPVSIAQHLPHQAPYPTEPSTVAGLFRGYSTPQGPPQQSAGGLQVDFESVFGAKATGSNSLNSDDITGSILKPTLAGSNLQPGQLPDKLVSDDLDSSLANLVGNLGIGNGTMKNDIHWSQPGEKRMTGGTNWQPKAAPSTTWNPVSMPPSIMAFPATTPTGMMGYGMPPQMGSMGMMNPPTMMYSQPVMRPPNPFGSVSSAQVGAPQSDCSTTLLHNEPSAASSPSSQSPLRAPGQDPFAHLSLKDFL, from the exons ATGTCGGGCCAGAGCATTACAGACCGGATCACCGCAGCCCAGCACAGTGTAACGGGATCCGCCGTGTCCAAAACAGTGTGCAAGGCCACCACGCACGAAGTCATGGGCccgaaaaagaaacatttggaCT ATTTAATCCACTGTACCAACGAGATGAACGTCAACATTCCCCAACTGGCCGACTCGCTGTTTGAGCGGACGACCAACACCAGCTGGGTGGTTGTGTTTAAGTCTCTCATCACGACACACCACCTCATGGTCTACGGCAACGAG cGTTTTGTTCAGTACTTGGCTTCAAGGAATACACTTTTCAACCTCAGTAATTTTTTGGACAAAAGTGGGCTACAAG GCTACGACATGTCCACGTTTATCAGGAGATACAGTCGATACCTGAATGAGAAAGCTGTTTCATACAGACAGGTGGCTTTTGACTTCACAAAAGTTAAACGAGG CGTGGACGGCGTAATGAGGACCATGAATACAGAGAAGCTGCTGAAGACCATCCCCATCATTCAGAACCAGATGGATGCCCTCCTCGATTTCAAT GTCAATGCCAACGAGCTGACTAATGGAGTCATCAATGCAGCCTTCATGCTCCTCTTCAAAGACTCCATCAGGCTGTTTGCTGCTTATAATGAAGGCATTATTAACCTGCTCG AGAAATACTTTGACATGAAGAAGACTCAGTGTAAAGAAGGTTTGGACATTTATAAGAAGTTTCTCACCCGAATGACTCGGATATCGGAGTTCCTCAAAGTAGCAGAA CAAGTGGGCATCGATCGAGGAGACATTCCAGACCTTTCTCAG TTCACAGTTTGT GCTCCCAGCAGCCTTCTGGAAGCTCTGGAGCAGCACTTGGCCTCTTTAGAGGGCAAGAAGGTCAAAGACTCCACCGCAGCCAGCAG ggCCAGCACTCTGTCAAATGCCGTGTCATCGCTGGCCAGCACGGGGATGTCCTTCACTAAAGTAGACGAGCGGGAGAAGCAGGCAGCTCTGGAAGAGGAGCAGGCTCGACTCAAAGCGCTGAAG GAACAGAGGCTCAAGGAACTCTCTAAGAGGCCCTCCTTCGCCACCACCGACACATCACCAATCTCCACCACCGGGGGCACCATCAGCACAGCACCAGCCATCGACCTCTTCTCCACACCCAGCTGCTCTAACGG GGCAGTGAAGATTGAGAGCGACCTCTTTGACCTGCAGTCGACTTTCCAGCCCTCCATGCAGTCAGGCTCGACAGGGCTTCCAGTGGCAACAGCATGGGCAG ATCCTTTCACCTCTGCTGAAGCTGGAGACGATTCCATGCCAAACCTTAACCCTTTCCTCTCAAAACTCGTTGTCGATGCCACTCACTTACCTGTCGTGTCTTCAGACGGTGTTAGCTTTCCCTCTAGGACATCTGGTCATGAAATGTTTGGTG ACTCCTTCTGTGGTCCAGTGTCCATTGCCCAGCACCTCCCACACCAGGCTCCTTACCCCACTGAGCCCTCTACTGTAGCAGGTCTATTCAGAG GATACTCAACGCCACAGGGCCCTCCTCAGCAGTCTGCAGGGGGACTCCAGGTGGACTTTGAGTCTGTTTTTGGAGCCAAAGCCACAGGCAGCAACAGCCTCAATTCTGATG ATATAACTGGGAGTATCTTAAAACCTACTCTAGCCGGCTCCAACCTGCAGCCTGGCCAGCTTCCAGACAAGCTGGTTTCAGATGACCTTGACTCTTCCCTGGCTAACCTTGTCGGCA ACCTGGGTATTGGGAATGGCACGATGAAGAA TGACATCCACTGGAGCCAGCCGGGGGAGAAAAGGATGACTGGTGGCACCAACTGGCAGCCCAAAGCGGCCCCGTCCACGACCTGGAACCCCGTATCCATG CCTCCTTCAATCATGGCCTTCCCTGCCACCACACCCACAGGCATGATGGGATACGGCATG CCTCCACAAATGGGCTCTATGGGGATGATGAATCCGCCCACCATGATGTACTCGCAGCCTGTGATGAGGCCACCCAACCCTTTCGGCTCTGTGTCGAGCGCTCAGGTGGGTGCACCGCAGTCTGACTGCTCCACCACGCTGCTGCACAATGAA CCCTCCGCAGCCTCTAGTCCTTCCAGCCAGAGTCCTCTCCGAGCCCCTGGACAGGACCCGTTTGCACACCTCTCTCTCAAGGATTTCTTGTAG
- the picalmb gene encoding phosphatidylinositol binding clathrin assembly protein b isoform X3, with product MSGQSITDRITAAQHSVTGSAVSKTVCKATTHEVMGPKKKHLDYLIHCTNEMNVNIPQLADSLFERTTNTSWVVVFKSLITTHHLMVYGNERFVQYLASRNTLFNLSNFLDKSGLQGYDMSTFIRRYSRYLNEKAVSYRQVAFDFTKVKRGVDGVMRTMNTEKLLKTIPIIQNQMDALLDFNVNANELTNGVINAAFMLLFKDSIRLFAAYNEGIINLLEKYFDMKKTQCKEGLDIYKKFLTRMTRISEFLKVAEQVGIDRGDIPDLSQAPSSLLEALEQHLASLEGKKVKDSTAASRASTLSNAVSSLASTGMSFTKVDEREKQAALEEEQARLKALKEQRLKELSKRPSFATTDTSPISTTGGTISTAPAIDLFSTPSCSNGAVKIESDLFDLQSTFQPSMQSGSTGLPVATAWADPFTSAEAGDDSMPNLNPFLSKLVVDATHLPVVSSDGVSFPSRTSGHEMFGDRYNPFTDTNSSVSTNYKRTVRIEHSISDSFCGPVSIAQHLPHQAPYPTEPSTVAGLFRGYSTPQGPPQQSAGGLQVDFESVFGAKATGSNSLNSDDITGSILKPTLAGSNLQPGQLPDKLVSDDLDSSLANLVGNLGIGNGTMKNDIHWSQPGEKRMTGGTNWQPKAAPSTTWNPVSMPPSIMAFPATTPTGMMGYGMPPQMGSMGMMNPPTMMYSQPVMRPPNPFGSVSSAQVGAPQSDCSTTLLHNEPSAASSPSSQSPLRAPGQDPFAHLSLKDFL from the exons ATGTCGGGCCAGAGCATTACAGACCGGATCACCGCAGCCCAGCACAGTGTAACGGGATCCGCCGTGTCCAAAACAGTGTGCAAGGCCACCACGCACGAAGTCATGGGCccgaaaaagaaacatttggaCT ATTTAATCCACTGTACCAACGAGATGAACGTCAACATTCCCCAACTGGCCGACTCGCTGTTTGAGCGGACGACCAACACCAGCTGGGTGGTTGTGTTTAAGTCTCTCATCACGACACACCACCTCATGGTCTACGGCAACGAG cGTTTTGTTCAGTACTTGGCTTCAAGGAATACACTTTTCAACCTCAGTAATTTTTTGGACAAAAGTGGGCTACAAG GCTACGACATGTCCACGTTTATCAGGAGATACAGTCGATACCTGAATGAGAAAGCTGTTTCATACAGACAGGTGGCTTTTGACTTCACAAAAGTTAAACGAGG CGTGGACGGCGTAATGAGGACCATGAATACAGAGAAGCTGCTGAAGACCATCCCCATCATTCAGAACCAGATGGATGCCCTCCTCGATTTCAAT GTCAATGCCAACGAGCTGACTAATGGAGTCATCAATGCAGCCTTCATGCTCCTCTTCAAAGACTCCATCAGGCTGTTTGCTGCTTATAATGAAGGCATTATTAACCTGCTCG AGAAATACTTTGACATGAAGAAGACTCAGTGTAAAGAAGGTTTGGACATTTATAAGAAGTTTCTCACCCGAATGACTCGGATATCGGAGTTCCTCAAAGTAGCAGAA CAAGTGGGCATCGATCGAGGAGACATTCCAGACCTTTCTCAG GCTCCCAGCAGCCTTCTGGAAGCTCTGGAGCAGCACTTGGCCTCTTTAGAGGGCAAGAAGGTCAAAGACTCCACCGCAGCCAGCAG ggCCAGCACTCTGTCAAATGCCGTGTCATCGCTGGCCAGCACGGGGATGTCCTTCACTAAAGTAGACGAGCGGGAGAAGCAGGCAGCTCTGGAAGAGGAGCAGGCTCGACTCAAAGCGCTGAAG GAACAGAGGCTCAAGGAACTCTCTAAGAGGCCCTCCTTCGCCACCACCGACACATCACCAATCTCCACCACCGGGGGCACCATCAGCACAGCACCAGCCATCGACCTCTTCTCCACACCCAGCTGCTCTAACGG GGCAGTGAAGATTGAGAGCGACCTCTTTGACCTGCAGTCGACTTTCCAGCCCTCCATGCAGTCAGGCTCGACAGGGCTTCCAGTGGCAACAGCATGGGCAG ATCCTTTCACCTCTGCTGAAGCTGGAGACGATTCCATGCCAAACCTTAACCCTTTCCTCTCAAAACTCGTTGTCGATGCCACTCACTTACCTGTCGTGTCTTCAGACGGTGTTAGCTTTCCCTCTAGGACATCTGGTCATGAAATGTTTGGTG ATCGTTACAATCCCTTTACTGACACAAACTCATCAGTATCAACCAATTACAAACGCACAGTGCGGATAGAACACTCCATCTCAG ACTCCTTCTGTGGTCCAGTGTCCATTGCCCAGCACCTCCCACACCAGGCTCCTTACCCCACTGAGCCCTCTACTGTAGCAGGTCTATTCAGAG GATACTCAACGCCACAGGGCCCTCCTCAGCAGTCTGCAGGGGGACTCCAGGTGGACTTTGAGTCTGTTTTTGGAGCCAAAGCCACAGGCAGCAACAGCCTCAATTCTGATG ATATAACTGGGAGTATCTTAAAACCTACTCTAGCCGGCTCCAACCTGCAGCCTGGCCAGCTTCCAGACAAGCTGGTTTCAGATGACCTTGACTCTTCCCTGGCTAACCTTGTCGGCA ACCTGGGTATTGGGAATGGCACGATGAAGAA TGACATCCACTGGAGCCAGCCGGGGGAGAAAAGGATGACTGGTGGCACCAACTGGCAGCCCAAAGCGGCCCCGTCCACGACCTGGAACCCCGTATCCATG CCTCCTTCAATCATGGCCTTCCCTGCCACCACACCCACAGGCATGATGGGATACGGCATG CCTCCACAAATGGGCTCTATGGGGATGATGAATCCGCCCACCATGATGTACTCGCAGCCTGTGATGAGGCCACCCAACCCTTTCGGCTCTGTGTCGAGCGCTCAGGTGGGTGCACCGCAGTCTGACTGCTCCACCACGCTGCTGCACAATGAA CCCTCCGCAGCCTCTAGTCCTTCCAGCCAGAGTCCTCTCCGAGCCCCTGGACAGGACCCGTTTGCACACCTCTCTCTCAAGGATTTCTTGTAG
- the picalmb gene encoding phosphatidylinositol binding clathrin assembly protein b isoform X1 encodes MSGQSITDRITAAQHSVTGSAVSKTVCKATTHEVMGPKKKHLDYLIHCTNEMNVNIPQLADSLFERTTNTSWVVVFKSLITTHHLMVYGNERFVQYLASRNTLFNLSNFLDKSGLQGYDMSTFIRRYSRYLNEKAVSYRQVAFDFTKVKRGVDGVMRTMNTEKLLKTIPIIQNQMDALLDFNVNANELTNGVINAAFMLLFKDSIRLFAAYNEGIINLLEKYFDMKKTQCKEGLDIYKKFLTRMTRISEFLKVAEQVGIDRGDIPDLSQFTVCAPSSLLEALEQHLASLEGKKVKDSTAASRASTLSNAVSSLASTGMSFTKVDEREKQAALEEEQARLKALKEQRLKELSKRPSFATTDTSPISTTGGTISTAPAIDLFSTPSCSNGAVKIESDLFDLQSTFQPSMQSGSTGLPVATAWADPFTSAEAGDDSMPNLNPFLSKLVVDATHLPVVSSDGVSFPSRTSGHEMFGDRYNPFTDTNSSVSTNYKRTVRIEHSISDSFCGPVSIAQHLPHQAPYPTEPSTVAGLFRGYSTPQGPPQQSAGGLQVDFESVFGAKATGSNSLNSDDITGSILKPTLAGSNLQPGQLPDKLVSDDLDSSLANLVGNLGIGNGTMKNDIHWSQPGEKRMTGGTNWQPKAAPSTTWNPVSMPPSIMAFPATTPTGMMGYGMPPQMGSMGMMNPPTMMYSQPVMRPPNPFGSVSSAQVGAPQSDCSTTLLHNEPSAASSPSSQSPLRAPGQDPFAHLSLKDFL; translated from the exons ATGTCGGGCCAGAGCATTACAGACCGGATCACCGCAGCCCAGCACAGTGTAACGGGATCCGCCGTGTCCAAAACAGTGTGCAAGGCCACCACGCACGAAGTCATGGGCccgaaaaagaaacatttggaCT ATTTAATCCACTGTACCAACGAGATGAACGTCAACATTCCCCAACTGGCCGACTCGCTGTTTGAGCGGACGACCAACACCAGCTGGGTGGTTGTGTTTAAGTCTCTCATCACGACACACCACCTCATGGTCTACGGCAACGAG cGTTTTGTTCAGTACTTGGCTTCAAGGAATACACTTTTCAACCTCAGTAATTTTTTGGACAAAAGTGGGCTACAAG GCTACGACATGTCCACGTTTATCAGGAGATACAGTCGATACCTGAATGAGAAAGCTGTTTCATACAGACAGGTGGCTTTTGACTTCACAAAAGTTAAACGAGG CGTGGACGGCGTAATGAGGACCATGAATACAGAGAAGCTGCTGAAGACCATCCCCATCATTCAGAACCAGATGGATGCCCTCCTCGATTTCAAT GTCAATGCCAACGAGCTGACTAATGGAGTCATCAATGCAGCCTTCATGCTCCTCTTCAAAGACTCCATCAGGCTGTTTGCTGCTTATAATGAAGGCATTATTAACCTGCTCG AGAAATACTTTGACATGAAGAAGACTCAGTGTAAAGAAGGTTTGGACATTTATAAGAAGTTTCTCACCCGAATGACTCGGATATCGGAGTTCCTCAAAGTAGCAGAA CAAGTGGGCATCGATCGAGGAGACATTCCAGACCTTTCTCAG TTCACAGTTTGT GCTCCCAGCAGCCTTCTGGAAGCTCTGGAGCAGCACTTGGCCTCTTTAGAGGGCAAGAAGGTCAAAGACTCCACCGCAGCCAGCAG ggCCAGCACTCTGTCAAATGCCGTGTCATCGCTGGCCAGCACGGGGATGTCCTTCACTAAAGTAGACGAGCGGGAGAAGCAGGCAGCTCTGGAAGAGGAGCAGGCTCGACTCAAAGCGCTGAAG GAACAGAGGCTCAAGGAACTCTCTAAGAGGCCCTCCTTCGCCACCACCGACACATCACCAATCTCCACCACCGGGGGCACCATCAGCACAGCACCAGCCATCGACCTCTTCTCCACACCCAGCTGCTCTAACGG GGCAGTGAAGATTGAGAGCGACCTCTTTGACCTGCAGTCGACTTTCCAGCCCTCCATGCAGTCAGGCTCGACAGGGCTTCCAGTGGCAACAGCATGGGCAG ATCCTTTCACCTCTGCTGAAGCTGGAGACGATTCCATGCCAAACCTTAACCCTTTCCTCTCAAAACTCGTTGTCGATGCCACTCACTTACCTGTCGTGTCTTCAGACGGTGTTAGCTTTCCCTCTAGGACATCTGGTCATGAAATGTTTGGTG ATCGTTACAATCCCTTTACTGACACAAACTCATCAGTATCAACCAATTACAAACGCACAGTGCGGATAGAACACTCCATCTCAG ACTCCTTCTGTGGTCCAGTGTCCATTGCCCAGCACCTCCCACACCAGGCTCCTTACCCCACTGAGCCCTCTACTGTAGCAGGTCTATTCAGAG GATACTCAACGCCACAGGGCCCTCCTCAGCAGTCTGCAGGGGGACTCCAGGTGGACTTTGAGTCTGTTTTTGGAGCCAAAGCCACAGGCAGCAACAGCCTCAATTCTGATG ATATAACTGGGAGTATCTTAAAACCTACTCTAGCCGGCTCCAACCTGCAGCCTGGCCAGCTTCCAGACAAGCTGGTTTCAGATGACCTTGACTCTTCCCTGGCTAACCTTGTCGGCA ACCTGGGTATTGGGAATGGCACGATGAAGAA TGACATCCACTGGAGCCAGCCGGGGGAGAAAAGGATGACTGGTGGCACCAACTGGCAGCCCAAAGCGGCCCCGTCCACGACCTGGAACCCCGTATCCATG CCTCCTTCAATCATGGCCTTCCCTGCCACCACACCCACAGGCATGATGGGATACGGCATG CCTCCACAAATGGGCTCTATGGGGATGATGAATCCGCCCACCATGATGTACTCGCAGCCTGTGATGAGGCCACCCAACCCTTTCGGCTCTGTGTCGAGCGCTCAGGTGGGTGCACCGCAGTCTGACTGCTCCACCACGCTGCTGCACAATGAA CCCTCCGCAGCCTCTAGTCCTTCCAGCCAGAGTCCTCTCCGAGCCCCTGGACAGGACCCGTTTGCACACCTCTCTCTCAAGGATTTCTTGTAG